One Methylomonas sp. LL1 DNA window includes the following coding sequences:
- a CDS encoding substrate-binding domain-containing protein, with amino-acid sequence MFSRILQVVSVGCLCLFRAVSGYADGVESISVSTSPAQIQQILASFQEHGLPWGGPRSGPSARAGARVAIVSEDLRNGGVLGVTLGIREAAEVIGWSTRVYDAGGTPDGRGKAIEAASASRPDGMIIVGADVHSLSTRLAGLAQRGIAMVGWHVAPTAGVIADGPVAINVSTDPLEVARITALAAIAEARDPAGVVILTDSNFEIAMAKANAMAAIVRACATCTLLEIRDVAISRAADAMPEVTRELLTGYGMRWTHALAINDIYFDYAVPELIKAGRPSGSISLLSAGDGSPAAFLRIRAGTFQTATVAEPLNLQGWQLVDELNRLMAGEAVTGYVIPVHLVTAGNIAFDGGPRMSYDPDNGYRDIYRQIWKR; translated from the coding sequence ATGTTTTCGCGCATTCTTCAAGTAGTCTCGGTAGGTTGTTTATGCCTGTTCCGCGCTGTTTCTGGCTATGCGGATGGAGTCGAGAGCATATCGGTATCCACCTCCCCGGCACAGATACAGCAAATTCTCGCCAGTTTTCAAGAACACGGTTTACCCTGGGGCGGCCCACGTTCGGGACCGTCGGCACGGGCCGGCGCGAGGGTGGCGATTGTCAGCGAGGACTTGCGCAACGGCGGCGTTCTCGGCGTTACTCTGGGTATCCGGGAAGCCGCCGAGGTAATCGGCTGGAGTACTCGAGTTTACGATGCGGGCGGGACGCCCGATGGGCGCGGCAAGGCAATCGAAGCCGCATCGGCATCGCGGCCGGACGGCATGATCATCGTCGGCGCCGATGTTCATAGCCTGAGCACGCGGCTGGCGGGGCTCGCTCAGCGAGGTATTGCCATGGTCGGTTGGCATGTCGCCCCGACGGCTGGGGTGATTGCGGACGGCCCCGTCGCGATCAATGTGTCCACCGATCCGCTGGAGGTCGCGCGCATCACGGCGCTGGCGGCTATTGCCGAAGCTCGGGACCCCGCTGGGGTTGTGATTCTCACCGACAGCAATTTCGAGATCGCCATGGCCAAGGCCAATGCGATGGCGGCGATCGTGCGGGCGTGCGCGACGTGCACCTTGTTGGAAATCCGGGATGTGGCGATTTCGCGGGCCGCCGATGCAATGCCCGAGGTCACGCGAGAGTTGCTGACAGGTTACGGCATGCGCTGGACGCACGCCTTGGCGATCAATGACATCTACTTCGACTACGCGGTGCCCGAGTTGATCAAGGCGGGCAGGCCGAGCGGGAGCATCAGCCTGCTTTCCGCGGGTGACGGTAGTCCCGCCGCCTTTCTGCGCATCCGGGCCGGAACCTTTCAAACCGCGACCGTCGCCGAACCTCTAAATCTCCAGGGCTGGCAATTGGTCGACGAATTGAATCGGCTGATGGCGGGCGAAGCCGTCACGGGCTATGTCATTCCGGTTCATTTGGTGACGGCGGGGAATATTGCCTTCGACGGCGGACCCCGGATGAGCTACGATCCCGATAATGGTTATCGGGATATTTACCGGCAAATTTGGAAGCGCTGA
- a CDS encoding PQQ-dependent dehydrogenase, methanol/ethanol family, whose translation MTVTNILYFNKEPLPGSNARPTQIHKGVMLALLIGGSAFSVGTVSAAGAGAEWTTAGGTPEGTRYSELAEITPANAAQLKEEFSFKTGAHGSHMGEPLVVGNTLYVVTPFPNKLIAYDLTKGQTKWTYAPQVSEYAKGANCCGGINRGAAYADGKIVFNLLDNTTVAVDAITGKEVWRNHMADPHTGVTMTVAPVIAKDKVITASSSGEMGVRGWIQALDLKTGKSLWRAYNTGPDKDVLIGQNFRDNSVYYKDQVDQGASSWPNQRAYLLGGSAAWGYLTYDPELDLLFYGTSQPGVWNAEMRCEKSEYEKNPRKCDNKWGASIFARKPDTGEAIWAYQFVPHDSWDYDAASENIAVNQTITVRGVTHDKLLVHFNKNGFAYTFDRATGEVLLAPQFVEDVNWANGVDLTTGLPDVNDDMRVHQGELTENICPSVLGGKGWEPASFSPKTGLFYAPTFNLCSNLEALKAEFISGSPYMGTDYSIGAAKDKSYASELIAWDAANGKKKWGVKESAWIYAGTLTTAGGVVFYSTKEPLLKAVDANTGEPVFSTKLECNTVGNPISFAGPDGKQRIAVFSDDKCAANAGSGDDDHQSGNGGWVHVYKLP comes from the coding sequence ATGACTGTCACAAACATACTTTATTTTAATAAGGAGCCACTTCCTGGCTCAAATGCACGACCGACCCAAATCCATAAGGGTGTAATGCTTGCGTTGTTGATCGGCGGTAGCGCCTTCTCCGTCGGTACAGTGTCGGCTGCCGGGGCGGGGGCAGAATGGACGACCGCTGGTGGTACGCCTGAAGGTACTCGTTATAGCGAACTGGCCGAAATTACCCCCGCCAATGCTGCTCAACTCAAGGAAGAGTTCTCGTTTAAAACCGGCGCCCATGGCAGCCACATGGGCGAACCGCTGGTGGTCGGTAATACCCTGTACGTCGTTACCCCTTTCCCCAACAAACTCATCGCTTATGACCTCACCAAGGGTCAGACCAAATGGACCTATGCCCCGCAAGTGAGTGAATACGCCAAGGGCGCCAATTGCTGCGGCGGGATCAATCGCGGCGCGGCTTATGCGGATGGCAAGATTGTTTTCAACCTTCTCGACAATACCACAGTGGCTGTCGATGCGATCACCGGCAAGGAAGTCTGGCGCAATCACATGGCTGATCCTCATACCGGCGTGACGATGACAGTTGCGCCGGTCATTGCCAAGGACAAGGTCATTACGGCCTCTTCCAGCGGCGAGATGGGGGTTCGTGGATGGATTCAGGCGTTAGATCTGAAGACAGGCAAATCACTATGGCGTGCTTATAACACGGGGCCCGACAAGGATGTATTGATCGGCCAGAATTTCCGGGATAACTCGGTTTACTACAAAGACCAAGTCGATCAAGGTGCGAGCAGTTGGCCGAATCAGCGGGCTTACTTACTGGGTGGCAGTGCTGCCTGGGGTTACCTGACTTACGACCCGGAACTGGATTTACTGTTCTACGGCACCAGCCAGCCCGGTGTTTGGAACGCGGAAATGCGTTGTGAAAAATCCGAATATGAGAAAAACCCGCGCAAGTGCGACAACAAATGGGGCGCCTCGATCTTTGCCAGAAAACCCGACACCGGCGAGGCGATCTGGGCCTATCAGTTCGTTCCGCATGACAGTTGGGACTACGACGCAGCCAGCGAGAATATCGCCGTCAATCAAACAATCACCGTAAGAGGCGTTACCCACGACAAACTGCTGGTCCATTTCAACAAAAATGGTTTTGCTTATACCTTCGACCGAGCGACCGGCGAAGTGTTGTTGGCGCCTCAGTTTGTCGAGGATGTGAATTGGGCCAATGGCGTCGATCTGACTACCGGATTACCTGATGTCAACGATGACATGCGTGTCCACCAGGGTGAATTGACCGAAAACATCTGTCCGTCAGTACTGGGCGGAAAAGGTTGGGAACCTGCCTCCTTCTCACCGAAGACCGGTTTGTTCTATGCGCCAACATTCAACCTGTGCAGTAACCTGGAAGCGCTAAAGGCCGAATTCATTTCCGGTTCTCCATACATGGGCACCGACTACAGCATCGGCGCGGCGAAGGATAAGAGTTATGCCAGCGAATTGATCGCTTGGGATGCCGCTAATGGCAAGAAAAAATGGGGCGTCAAGGAAAGCGCCTGGATCTACGCCGGCACACTGACGACGGCCGGTGGGGTGGTTTTCTACTCAACCAAGGAACCTTTGTTGAAGGCAGTTGATGCCAACACCGGCGAGCCTGTGTTTAGCACCAAACTGGAATGCAATACCGTTGGTAATCCGATTAGTTTCGCCGGTCCCGACGGTAAACAACGCATCGCCGTATTCAGTGATGATAAGTGTGCCGCCAACGCAGGCAGTGGTGACGACGATCACCAGTCTGGTAACGGCGGCTGGGTTCACGTCTACAAATTACCCTAA
- a CDS encoding substrate-binding domain-containing protein, with amino-acid sequence MLFTGTEQGHISQRPQLLSGRTRALLAAVLLSCATAVTAKDELRVCADPDNLPFSNQKQEGFENKIAKLLAADMHAKLNFYWQKQRQGYIRETLGAKYCDVVMGVPYGYERVLSTRPYYRSGYAFVTAKNRNLAFKSFDDPRLRDLKIGLHAIGNDGSNSPPANALARRGIVENIAGYSMWGEESITNPQAQIVDAVAKGDIDVAVVWGPIGGFFAKPYGKTLVVTPVPADEQMPSLPFAFDISLGVRKDDQAFAAKLEKSLARKQRQILNILTAYKVPLIKPLRGSTSSQPDPDQVALQNQNTR; translated from the coding sequence ATGTTATTCACAGGTACGGAGCAGGGCCACATCTCCCAACGACCTCAGCTTTTGTCAGGCAGGACGCGCGCTTTACTCGCCGCTGTTTTATTGTCATGCGCGACCGCGGTGACGGCAAAAGACGAGCTCCGAGTTTGCGCGGATCCAGACAATTTGCCGTTCTCTAATCAGAAGCAGGAAGGCTTCGAGAATAAGATCGCCAAGTTGTTGGCCGCCGATATGCACGCGAAGCTGAATTTTTACTGGCAAAAGCAACGGCAAGGTTACATCCGTGAAACGCTTGGGGCGAAATATTGCGACGTGGTGATGGGGGTACCCTACGGTTACGAACGAGTGCTCTCTACCCGCCCTTATTACCGTTCCGGCTATGCCTTCGTCACGGCGAAGAACCGCAATCTGGCGTTCAAATCTTTTGACGATCCACGCTTGCGCGATCTGAAAATAGGCCTGCATGCTATCGGCAACGATGGTTCGAATTCGCCGCCGGCGAATGCTCTGGCTCGTCGAGGCATTGTCGAGAATATCGCCGGCTACTCCATGTGGGGCGAGGAATCAATAACAAATCCTCAAGCTCAAATCGTGGATGCTGTCGCCAAGGGAGATATCGATGTGGCCGTGGTATGGGGACCGATCGGGGGCTTTTTTGCCAAACCATACGGTAAGACCCTGGTAGTAACCCCCGTGCCCGCCGACGAGCAGATGCCTTCTCTGCCTTTCGCCTTCGATATATCTCTGGGCGTTAGAAAAGACGATCAAGCTTTTGCGGCGAAACTGGAAAAGAGCCTGGCGCGGAAGCAGCGTCAGATTCTGAACATTTTGACTGCTTACAAAGTACCACTTATCAAACCACTCAGGGGTTCCACTTCATCCCAACCAGACCCGGATCAGGTGGCCCTTCAAAATCAAAACACGAGGTAA
- a CDS encoding c-type cytochrome has protein sequence MNCYSCHGMGAHGGSMGPSLVGEADETSEAVLNGEGEGMPSYKNNLCPNDIANLTAYLQLLGTGTEPTFVRWWEPNPTR, from the coding sequence ATGAATTGCTATAGCTGTCATGGCATGGGCGCCCATGGGGGTAGCATGGGACCCAGCCTGGTTGGCGAAGCCGATGAAACCTCCGAGGCGGTTCTCAACGGGGAGGGCGAGGGGATGCCCTCTTACAAAAACAATCTGTGCCCCAATGATATTGCCAACCTGACGGCTTATCTACAATTGCTCGGCACGGGTACAGAACCGACTTTTGTGAGATGGTGGGAACCCAATCCAACCAGATAG
- the pqqA gene encoding pyrroloquinoline quinone precursor peptide PqqA, protein MKWEKPTYTDLRFGFEVTMYIYNR, encoded by the coding sequence ATGAAATGGGAAAAACCGACCTACACCGACCTACGTTTTGGTTTCGAAGTTACGATGTATATCTACAACCGCTAA
- a CDS encoding SulP family inorganic anion transporter, with product MLTSSSVAVPRLGIPGLIENWRSDLLSGFLVFLIALPLCLGIAMASGFPPMSGIISAIIGGVVVSRINGSYMTINGPAAGLIVVIVDAVQSLGQGDAMAGYRYTLAAIVVASVLQVLMGIFKAGKLSAFFPSSVVHGMLAAIGIIIMAKQIHTLLGVKPEAKSLFGTIAEVPHSLMEMNPEVSVIGLLGLLLLILWSVIKHPTLKMIPAPLLVVLMGLVLGQFFDLDHIHQYLFLPDAEILPHHQFTVGPSFLVAVPENFMAGFYFPDFSKIATVEFWISVITIWLVGSLESLLSASAVDKLDPYKRNSNLNRDLTAVGIGNLVSGMVGGLPMIAEIVRSSANINNGAKTAWANFFHGVFLLIFVALFPKLIHEIPLSALAALLVFTGFRLASPREFAKMLAVGLDHFAVFVITILGVLATDLLIGVAIGIVVELAIHVSRGLKLRNAFSMAYQIDQTDDDTYHIEVSGAAVFSNIITLKSLLADFPQRKTVYFDLSETDLIDHTVMEFIHHFAGEYNHNGGHCEIVGLDQHESYSDHHLSARRKIVF from the coding sequence ATGTTGACTTCCTCCAGTGTTGCGGTTCCACGGCTGGGAATACCCGGTTTGATTGAGAACTGGCGTAGCGATTTGCTATCCGGTTTTCTTGTATTTTTGATCGCGTTGCCGCTATGCCTGGGTATCGCGATGGCATCGGGCTTCCCGCCGATGTCCGGCATCATTTCCGCGATTATCGGCGGCGTCGTGGTGTCGCGAATCAACGGTTCTTACATGACCATCAACGGTCCCGCCGCCGGATTGATCGTGGTGATCGTCGATGCGGTGCAATCGCTCGGCCAGGGCGATGCGATGGCAGGTTACCGTTACACCTTGGCGGCCATCGTTGTAGCCAGCGTTTTGCAAGTGTTGATGGGTATTTTCAAGGCCGGCAAACTCAGTGCGTTTTTTCCATCGTCCGTGGTACACGGGATGTTGGCGGCGATCGGCATCATCATCATGGCCAAGCAGATTCATACCTTGCTTGGCGTTAAACCGGAAGCCAAGTCCTTGTTCGGCACTATTGCCGAGGTTCCGCATTCCCTGATGGAGATGAACCCCGAGGTATCGGTGATCGGTTTGTTGGGCTTGCTGTTGTTGATTCTCTGGTCGGTGATCAAGCATCCCACCTTAAAAATGATTCCGGCGCCGCTGTTGGTGGTGTTGATGGGACTGGTATTGGGCCAGTTTTTTGATCTGGACCATATCCACCAATACCTATTTCTGCCGGACGCGGAAATTCTGCCGCATCATCAATTTACCGTCGGCCCATCATTCCTGGTTGCGGTGCCGGAAAATTTCATGGCCGGTTTTTATTTTCCCGACTTCTCCAAAATCGCCACCGTCGAGTTTTGGATTTCGGTCATCACCATCTGGCTGGTCGGTAGCTTGGAAAGCTTGTTGAGCGCGTCCGCGGTGGACAAGCTCGATCCTTATAAACGCAATTCCAACTTGAATCGCGATCTGACCGCGGTTGGTATAGGTAATCTGGTTTCAGGCATGGTCGGCGGCTTGCCGATGATTGCGGAAATCGTCCGTAGCTCGGCCAACATCAACAACGGTGCCAAAACCGCGTGGGCCAACTTCTTTCACGGCGTGTTCCTGTTGATTTTCGTGGCGTTGTTTCCGAAACTGATCCATGAAATTCCGTTGTCCGCCTTGGCGGCCCTATTGGTGTTCACCGGTTTTCGTCTGGCTTCGCCCAGGGAGTTTGCCAAGATGCTGGCTGTTGGTCTCGACCATTTCGCGGTATTCGTGATCACCATACTTGGCGTGTTGGCTACCGATTTGTTGATCGGGGTGGCGATCGGCATCGTGGTCGAACTGGCAATTCACGTTAGCCGCGGCCTGAAATTGCGCAATGCGTTTTCGATGGCTTACCAGATTGATCAGACCGATGACGATACCTATCACATCGAAGTATCGGGCGCGGCGGTGTTCTCCAACATCATCACCCTGAAAAGCTTGTTGGCGGATTTCCCTCAACGCAAAACCGTGTATTTCGACCTTAGCGAGACCGATTTAATCGACCACACGGTGATGGAGTTCATCCACCACTTCGCGGGGGAGTACAACCACAACGGTGGCCATTGCGAGATCGTTGGCTTGGATCAGCACGAGAGTTATTCGGATCACCATCTGTCCGCCCGCCGCAAGATCGTTTTTTGA
- a CDS encoding putative inorganic carbon transporter subunit DabA: MSISLDDIAHNDSFAPNAVIAHIAHWLPSQGPIKDFIHHNTLHAVQDRLFHEGLALAAKVFGAKRRSRCVIVFQWYHPIMDTRPMSVGPVSEFLGGWSVFRSRRRFWAKTCCLCHVSFLSRGRWPPINGTYFRGKLP; encoded by the coding sequence ATGTCTATTTCCCTAGATGATATTGCTCACAACGATAGTTTCGCCCCCAATGCCGTCATAGCTCATATCGCCCATTGGCTACCCAGTCAGGGACCAATCAAGGATTTCATCCACCACAACACCTTGCATGCCGTGCAGGATCGTTTGTTTCACGAAGGCTTGGCGCTGGCGGCCAAGGTTTTCGGCGCCAAACGCCGGAGTCGATGCGTTATTGTTTTTCAGTGGTATCATCCCATCATGGATACTAGGCCTATGAGCGTTGGCCCTGTTTCTGAGTTTCTTGGGGGCTGGTCGGTTTTCCGGTCACGCCGGCGTTTCTGGGCGAAGACTTGCTGCTTGTGCCATGTAAGCTTTTTGAGCCGCGGTAGGTGGCCCCCCATCAATGGGACATATTTTCGCGGGAAATTGCCTTAG
- the atpD gene encoding F0F1 ATP synthase subunit beta gives MNSSKLSVSNVLNSLGIDLPIATRSEDSQERLYPEKARNSPDRLARQHTVVGRIESAQGPVVDVRCDYLPPIGQALDVINGDGQYVLVVFQHLEPTLIRAIALHSVSGLYRGMPVYDRGGALHVPVDPSCLGRMLNVFGDPLDGGAPLPSTAFRDILSAPPLLSETLPASQILETGIKVIDLLCPFVRGGKTGLFGGAGVGKTVLMMEFMHAVSSAMQGVSVYAGVGERMREGHELWHEMADAEVLPKALLVYGQMDESPGVRFHVGYTALAYAEYLRDTLDTEVLFLMDNIFRFVQAGSEISGLLGRMPATVGYQPTLLTEVASLEERIVSTKTGSITSVQAVYVPADDMSDPAVATILGHLDSVVILSRQQAAKGIYPAIDPLRSGSRIMDHHIVGERHYQVARAVREHLSRYRELEDIIAMLGIEELSPEDRRIVERARRLQRYLTQPFTTVADHTGMPGVRVPLARTIADCEAFMDGKYDQLSEADCYMKGAMPQ, from the coding sequence ATGAATTCATCCAAATTGTCGGTTTCCAATGTATTAAACAGCTTAGGGATAGATTTGCCAATAGCCACGAGATCGGAGGATAGCCAGGAGCGGTTATATCCGGAGAAGGCCCGAAACAGTCCGGATCGTTTAGCTCGTCAACACACCGTGGTCGGCCGAATTGAATCCGCGCAAGGGCCGGTGGTCGATGTCCGTTGTGACTATCTTCCCCCGATAGGCCAGGCCCTGGATGTAATCAATGGCGATGGGCAATATGTGCTGGTGGTGTTTCAGCACTTGGAGCCGACACTGATTCGGGCGATTGCATTGCATTCGGTGTCCGGACTGTATCGTGGCATGCCCGTTTACGATCGAGGCGGCGCGCTTCATGTGCCGGTCGATCCGTCCTGTTTGGGGCGCATGCTAAACGTTTTTGGCGATCCGCTCGATGGTGGTGCGCCACTGCCGTCCACGGCTTTTCGCGACATTCTATCCGCCCCGCCACTGCTGTCGGAGACCCTGCCGGCCTCGCAAATCCTCGAAACCGGCATCAAGGTGATCGATTTGTTGTGCCCGTTTGTACGCGGCGGCAAAACCGGCCTGTTTGGCGGTGCCGGTGTCGGCAAGACCGTGTTGATGATGGAGTTCATGCACGCAGTCAGTTCCGCAATGCAGGGTGTTTCCGTCTACGCCGGCGTCGGCGAACGCATGCGCGAAGGCCACGAACTCTGGCATGAAATGGCCGATGCCGAGGTATTGCCCAAGGCGTTGCTGGTCTACGGGCAAATGGACGAATCGCCCGGCGTGCGCTTTCATGTCGGCTATACCGCGCTGGCCTATGCCGAATACCTGCGGGATACCTTGGATACCGAAGTGCTGTTTTTAATGGACAACATCTTCCGCTTCGTGCAGGCCGGTAGCGAAATTTCCGGCTTGCTGGGGCGGATGCCGGCCACGGTCGGCTATCAGCCAACCTTACTGACTGAAGTGGCCTCGCTGGAAGAACGTATCGTTTCCACCAAGACCGGCTCGATTACTTCGGTGCAGGCCGTTTACGTGCCGGCCGACGACATGTCCGATCCGGCGGTGGCAACCATTCTCGGCCACCTGGATAGCGTGGTAATTCTGTCCCGCCAACAGGCCGCCAAAGGCATATATCCCGCCATCGATCCGTTGCGCTCCGGCAGCCGAATCATGGATCACCATATTGTTGGCGAACGTCATTATCAGGTGGCGCGAGCAGTGCGCGAGCACCTATCGCGTTATCGCGAATTGGAGGACATTATTGCCATGCTCGGCATCGAGGAGTTGTCGCCGGAAGATCGGCGCATCGTCGAACGGGCGCGGCGTTTACAACGTTATCTGACTCAGCCATTCACCACCGTTGCCGACCATACCGGCATGCCCGGTGTGCGAGTACCGCTGGCCCGGACTATCGCCGATTGCGAGGCTTTCATGGACGGCAAATACGATCAGCTCAGCGAAGCCGATTGTTATATGAAAGGCGCGATGCCCCAATGA
- a CDS encoding F0F1 ATP synthase subunit epsilon, whose amino-acid sequence MKCFALTLLDSHGGAEFENITQFIGADDHGSFGILAGHIQSVMLLRYGLARFCDQSGIWHYLALPGGVLRFANNQLTLTTVRYFLGDDRDAICEQLAEEMARADSEVHTARATLSEIERSLVRRLAELSSHGAGGI is encoded by the coding sequence ATGAAATGCTTCGCACTGACCTTACTGGATAGTCACGGCGGCGCGGAGTTTGAAAACATCACCCAGTTTATCGGCGCTGATGACCACGGTAGTTTCGGTATTTTGGCCGGACATATTCAAAGCGTCATGCTGCTACGTTATGGTTTAGCGCGTTTTTGCGATCAGAGCGGTATCTGGCACTATCTGGCCCTACCCGGCGGCGTATTGCGCTTTGCCAATAATCAACTCACTCTCACCACGGTGCGTTATTTTCTGGGTGACGACCGCGACGCCATCTGCGAACAACTGGCCGAGGAAATGGCGCGCGCGGATTCCGAAGTCCATACGGCCCGCGCGACCCTATCGGAAATAGAACGTTCGTTGGTGCGGCGACTGGCGGAACTCAGTAGTCACGGAGCCGGGGGAATATGA
- a CDS encoding AtpZ/AtpI family protein, whose amino-acid sequence MNFRNKLIEHTRRDLRRLDDKTRRPATWIGMLFYGGTLGLLFVVPIVAGAYLGRWLDTLASGYSVRWTVSLIVLGIVVGGYNVVRFLQEKS is encoded by the coding sequence ATGAACTTTCGCAATAAATTAATCGAGCACACCCGCCGAGATCTACGGCGCTTGGACGACAAAACCCGCCGTCCGGCAACTTGGATCGGTATGTTGTTCTATGGCGGCACCTTGGGCCTGCTTTTTGTCGTGCCTATCGTGGCCGGTGCTTATCTGGGCCGTTGGCTGGACACGTTGGCTTCGGGTTATTCGGTGCGCTGGACGGTCAGCCTGATTGTGTTGGGCATCGTGGTCGGCGGCTATAATGTCGTGCGGTTTTTACAGGAAAAATCTTGA
- a CDS encoding F0F1 ATP synthase subunit A, translating to MNNAESVADVVFRLGPLAISNTVLTTWGVMAGFGLLAILLRLPINGQPSRWQNAIEAIVVAIEGAIGEVLPPASVRRVLPFVATLWLFVLVANLVGLIPRLHAPTRDLSATAALAVLVFGSTHWFGIRDHGLRNHLRHYVEPSVILLPFHIISELTRTLALAIRLFGNIMSLEMAALLVLLIAGFLVPVPLLMLHVVEAVVQAYIFGMLALIYIAGALESTESESSSSVENKP from the coding sequence ATGAACAATGCCGAGTCCGTTGCCGATGTCGTTTTTCGACTCGGCCCGCTAGCGATCAGCAACACCGTGTTGACCACATGGGGGGTAATGGCGGGTTTTGGACTGCTGGCCATACTGTTACGTTTGCCCATCAACGGACAACCGTCGCGCTGGCAAAATGCCATCGAAGCGATTGTGGTGGCGATAGAAGGCGCGATTGGCGAAGTATTGCCGCCCGCATCGGTACGGCGGGTACTGCCGTTTGTGGCGACATTGTGGCTGTTTGTGCTGGTCGCCAATTTGGTCGGACTCATTCCCCGCTTGCACGCGCCGACCCGTGATTTGTCCGCCACGGCCGCGCTGGCGGTGCTGGTATTCGGCTCGACGCATTGGTTTGGCATTCGCGACCATGGCTTGCGCAATCATCTCCGCCATTATGTCGAACCTAGCGTGATTTTATTGCCGTTCCATATCATTAGCGAATTGACCCGGACCCTGGCCTTGGCCATTCGGCTGTTCGGCAACATCATGAGCCTGGAAATGGCGGCCTTGCTGGTGTTGCTGATAGCCGGCTTTCTGGTTCCGGTACCGTTATTGATGTTGCATGTGGTCGAAGCCGTGGTACAAGCCTATATCTTTGGCATGCTGGCACTGATTTACATTGCCGGCGCCCTGGAAAGCACCGAATCCGAATCTTCCTCATCCGTGGAGAACAAACCATGA
- a CDS encoding F0F1 ATP synthase subunit C, producing MNDLHLFSMISTGVAGLVIAIGTMLPAIAMGKAIASALESLARQPEAEKTITRTLFIGLAMIESLAIYCLVVALIVLFRNPLLEYFLS from the coding sequence ATGAACGATCTGCATTTATTCAGCATGATTTCCACCGGCGTGGCCGGCTTGGTGATCGCCATCGGCACCATGCTGCCGGCCATTGCAATGGGCAAGGCCATCGCCAGCGCGTTGGAATCCCTGGCCCGGCAACCGGAGGCGGAAAAAACCATTACCCGCACCTTGTTTATCGGCTTGGCGATGATCGAATCGCTGGCGATTTATTGTTTGGTGGTGGCGTTGATCGTGCTGTTTAGGAATCCGTTGCTGGAATATTTTTTGAGTTGA
- a CDS encoding F0F1 ATP synthase subunit delta has protein sequence MMQFDWTTFILEILNFLVLVWILHRFLYRPVLAMLDARQQHIKDETLHAEQLRGEAETLRQQYQQRLADWTRRQEDNHHQLQEELAQLRSSALEELKQTLADEETKLQVRNQSLIAARETALVREASSTAYAQAAAMLQRLSSPELTQRIVDVFLEDLNKLPDSESAALRKAASMLIAASAVEVVSAHRLEENLRARLTQALSAAAGQTLPINFKQDSALIAGLRAVIGECQLHANLADELAFFNRQIHHG, from the coding sequence ATGATGCAATTCGACTGGACCACCTTCATCCTGGAAATCCTCAACTTCCTGGTGCTGGTGTGGATACTGCACCGCTTCCTGTATCGCCCGGTGTTGGCGATGCTCGACGCCCGTCAACAACATATCAAGGATGAAACACTCCATGCCGAACAACTCCGTGGCGAGGCCGAAACCTTGCGCCAACAATACCAGCAGAGACTGGCGGATTGGACTCGGCGACAGGAAGATAATCACCACCAATTGCAAGAGGAACTAGCACAACTACGTAGCAGCGCACTGGAAGAGCTGAAGCAAACCCTGGCCGATGAAGAAACCAAATTGCAAGTCCGCAACCAGAGCCTGATTGCCGCGCGGGAAACGGCGTTAGTACGGGAAGCGAGCAGTACGGCCTACGCCCAGGCGGCGGCAATGTTACAACGGCTGTCTTCGCCTGAATTGACGCAAAGGATTGTCGATGTGTTTCTGGAGGATTTAAACAAGCTGCCGGACAGCGAAAGTGCCGCATTGCGCAAGGCCGCGTCGATGCTGATTGCGGCTTCCGCCGTCGAGGTGGTCAGCGCTCATCGGCTGGAAGAAAACCTGCGCGCCAGATTGACTCAAGCTCTATCGGCCGCCGCCGGGCAAACCTTGCCCATTAATTTCAAGCAAGACTCGGCCTTGATCGCCGGGCTACGCGCGGTAATCGGCGAGTGTCAATTGCATGCCAATCTGGCCGATGAACTGGCGTTTTTCAATCGCCAAATCCACCATGGCTGA